The following nucleotide sequence is from Leucoraja erinacea ecotype New England chromosome 2, Leri_hhj_1, whole genome shotgun sequence.
tacgggaactcctcgcgaccatgaaggagactcaccagagaccatcaacgaacatgtggcgaccatgtggcaattaGAGTCTCCTgctctcgcctaaaaagtcgcctaagtgcgacaggccctttaaaagcACCGACTCATAAGCAACGTAGGTAGAAGTTCAATTCTTGATCGAGCTGTTATAAGCGTTCCACTGTGTCCCTGGTTATTTCTCTTTCCCAAGTCCCAAGACCCGCTCGAATCATGCTTCAATTTGAACAAGTGGATGGATTCTATTCAAAATGAATTGTTACTCTGTGTCACAAAATAACTATTTCTGAAGGTGGAAGGATGAGTGAACTGCAGTTACTTTGTAGTCTCTGCATTTACAGCACTTGTGTTTTTCCATAGTAACGTCTTTAGGCTTATTAATATTTTGtcattgttttttaaatgaaatgcatGAATCTTCTCTCTCCAGATGAAAACAGAAGCCTTGCTGATGATCTGTATAAGAGAGTGCGAATCCTGTGCTGGGTGATGACTGGGCCCCAGAATCTGAAAAAAAAGACCGAACATGTCAAAGCAACCTGGGCTAAAAAATGTAACTCTGTGCTTTTCATGAGTTCTACAAAAGACAATGATTTCCCTACAGTGGGACTCGATGTTAAAGAAGGCAGACGTCATCTTAATAGAAAAACTATCGAAGCATTCCGTTATGTTTTTGACCATCATTTGAATGAAGCTGATTGGTTCTTGAAAGCAGATGATGACACATACGTTATTGTTGACAATCTGCGTTGGCTATTATCAACGCACTCTCCAGATCAACCCATATTCTTTGGAAGAAAATTTAAGCCATTTGTTCAGCAGGGGTTCATGAGTGGTGGAGCTGGATATGTACTTAGCAGAGAAGCATTGAAAAGATATGTTGATGCCTACAAGACTGGGAAATGCAATTATTCTACAGGTGCAGAGGATGTAGCCGTTTCAAAGTGTATGCAGAGCCTTAATGTAGAAGCTGGTGACTCCAGGGACATAAATAAAAGGGAAACCTTTCATCCTCTTACGCTAAATCATCATTTGATAAAAAACAATATACCATCCTGGTACAGAAAATATTGTTTCTATCCCATTACAGAGGTGAGACATTAAATATGTGAACATAAAAGGCTAACCATTAATAGTTATTCATATTCTGGTTATTCTTTTGACTTTTTTGAACAATTTGGTTTAGTCATAAAAAGATCTCAGACCATTTCCCATTTCCAACTTCCAAATTGACCTCCAAGCCATGCCCATTCATTGTCTCCTATTTAGTTGACTGGAAAATTTCACACTGAGCACACAGAGGCTATGTTATGTTGCATTTGCTGTTGAAACAAACTTGGTTATTGACAGAAGGAAATGGTTGACGTATAAAGTTTCTAAGGGAGATAAATAGTGATTACCAATTTAAATCCTTGGCATACGTTCAAAATGTGTGCAGATTATTGAGAGTTGACATCTGCAGGGGGATATTACTTTAGTTTCATGTAAAGTTAGTGTTTGACGGAAAGGATGTACGTTTTTCTTTCTTGATGTGAAATACTGACATTTATCTAGCTGAAATCTGTCTTAACAAAATCACGGGGGATATCAGTTTTCGTAGAAAACAAATTGTCAAAACCAAACATCAACTAGGCAACTATTTCaccgaacacttgcgctcagtctgcCAAGAGATGCTGGGTCTGCTaattgctaaccatttcaactctGCCTGCCATTTCTGTC
It contains:
- the LOC129710034 gene encoding glycoprotein-N-acetylgalactosamine 3-beta-galactosyltransferase 1-like isoform X1, coding for MCRRKHFIGMHRSMVWEQLHPRLQEVVKSYDYNLKMSAKSVVIFFCGAVLGYNIFYVLINVMGTNVMENTYLLVRDSDHHLHQHLQGMMKFNITQHKDENRSLADDLYKRVRILCWVMTGPQNLKKKTEHVKATWAKKCNSVLFMSSTKDNDFPTVGLDVKEGRRHLNRKTIEAFRYVFDHHLNEADWFLKADDDTYVIVDNLRWLLSTHSPDQPIFFGRKFKPFVQQGFMSGGAGYVLSREALKRYVDAYKTGKCNYSTGAEDVAVSKCMQSLNVEAGDSRDINKRETFHPLTLNHHLIKNNIPSWYRKYCFYPITEGPGCCSDLSVSFHYVNSATMYLLEYMTYHLRPYGYKYRYYPESATKDLKQT
- the LOC129710034 gene encoding glycoprotein-N-acetylgalactosamine 3-beta-galactosyltransferase 1-like isoform X2, whose product is MSAKSVVIFFCGAVLGYNIFYVLINVMGTNVMENTYLLVRDSDHHLHQHLQGMMKFNITQHKDENRSLADDLYKRVRILCWVMTGPQNLKKKTEHVKATWAKKCNSVLFMSSTKDNDFPTVGLDVKEGRRHLNRKTIEAFRYVFDHHLNEADWFLKADDDTYVIVDNLRWLLSTHSPDQPIFFGRKFKPFVQQGFMSGGAGYVLSREALKRYVDAYKTGKCNYSTGAEDVAVSKCMQSLNVEAGDSRDINKRETFHPLTLNHHLIKNNIPSWYRKYCFYPITEGPGCCSDLSVSFHYVNSATMYLLEYMTYHLRPYGYKYRYYPESATKDLKQT